The sequence CATTTCTGAGTCTACCCGTCGTGACTTCCTGGAGTATACAGGAGTACCTCCATCTACAGTAGATGTAGTATACCTGGATAGCTCAATGGCTGTTGATCCTGTTACAGACGGACGGGCTGTACCAACTACTCCTTATTTCCTGTTTGTAGGTACGCTGGAGCCACGTAAAAATGTCACTAACCTGGTACGTGCTTTTTATAGTTTTTCGGAGCAGGTAAGTGAAGAGTATCACCTGTACCTGATTGGTAAAAAGGGATGGTTGTATGAGGAAATCTTCAAAACGATAGACGAAAAACCTCATTTGAAAGATCGTATCAAATGGATAGGATATGCCTCAGATCAGGAATTGTCGTTTTACTATATGAACGCATTTGCTTTGTTATATCCCAGCCTTTATGAAGGTTTTGGACTGCCTATACTGGAAGCAATGCGTCATGGGTTGCCAGTCATCAGTACTAACAATTCTTCGTTGGGAGAAGTTGGAGGAGATGCTGTATTGTATTGTGACAGTATTGAAGCTCCGGGCATATTACGTCCCATGTTACAGCTGCATCGTGAACCAGGATTGAGAGATAAACTTATACGGAAAGGATATGAAAGGGCTGGATTATTTTCCTGGAAACAGTTCGGAGATACTTTACATACAACATTTATTCAAAACAGGTAAAGGTGAAATTCGTTTTTATAAATACAGGAACTATCAGCCAGAATGCAGGCATCGTAAGGTGTTTGGGATTAGGAACGGCACTGGTGCAACTGGGGCATGATGTCAGCATTATGATCAATGACGACGCGCAGAATGTGCAGGCTTATGGTGAAGTATTGAATGGGATTAGATTTATCTATACTAAATCCGGCAGCGGTCGGGAGCAGATCAGCAAGACGCTGCACCTGGCCAAGCTCTCAGAGGTCGATTATGTGCATTGTATGGGAGCCGGGTCGTCTATTTTTTTACCTGCGCTGATAGCAAAAAAGCTGCTGGGAAAAAAATTTAAGCTGGTAGTGGATTTTGAAGACAGACAAAGTCTGTTGGTACCACCAGTGCTGGAAAAAAGAATACTCTATTATGAAAAGCTGGCAGTGAAATATGCAGATAAGGTTATTTGCGCAAGTAATGAGCTAGCTTTATTATATAAAGAATTATATGGAATCAGGGCGGGTTACCTGCCTTTTGCAATAGATGCACGCAGGCAGATCGGCAGGAATGTAGCTACAGCCGACCGCTTTACGATAGGCTATTTAGGAAACCTGATCCAGCCCTATCGTGAGCAGGTAGATTTTTTGCTGGCCACATTACCTGACATGAATGATTTGCAACTAATAATAGCAGGGAAAGGAGAAATGCTGCCAGTATTTCAGCAGGAAGTGAAACGGATGGGGCTGGAAGACAAGGTACAGTTTGCCGGGTTTGTACCTGATGAAAAACTAAACCAGCTCTTCGGAGAGCTGGATGCCTGTGTGTTTTATCTGCCAGATATACCCGTAAATAGGTACCGCTGCCCTAACAAAGCATTCATGTATGCATCTACAGGACTACCAGTGGTAGCTAGTAAGGTAGGAGAGGTGGTAAGGGTACTACAGGATTATCCTAATGCTGCGTTTTTTGATAATGACAATCCTGCTGATTTTATAAACGCAGTAGCAAAAGCAAAGACACAGCATGCAGAAGTACCGGATGCATTTTATGAGAAAAACAGCTGGGTGGCAAGGGCTAAGGTATATGTGGATTTTATCACAGGAAAACAGGCTTAAACATTGAGAATATTTGTAGATGACGGACTTTCTACTGTAAAAAAGAAGATCACAGGTATTGGCTGGTACACAGTAGAACAGATAGAGATCATTCAGGCGCTGGGGCATGAAGTGTCAAAACCTGTCTATCCTGCATTTTTTATGAAGGTACCGGATGCGGTGAAACGGCTTTTGTACATCAAATATTTTGCAGGTAGATATACTGATAGTAGTCGTTACGATGTTATCCATTATACGAATTTCTTTATGCCCGCGAAAAAGCACCGTGCAAAGACGATGGTGACGATCCATGATCTGTCGCCTTATTACCTGCCGGAAACATTCCCGCCGGTATATCGGGTTTATGCTACTCGTACGATCAGTAATTCTATGTTGTATGCTGATCGTGTATGTGTGCCTTCGTTGGCTGTGAAGAATGAACTGATTACACAGTTTCCGGAACAGCAGCACAAAATCGTTGTGATGCCAACCATTATCAGGGACAGTGTTACATCATTCCTCAATAGTAATAAACTTACAGAAGAAGGTCCCTTCTTTTTATATGTTGGTGTACTGGAGAAGCGGAAAAACCTTGAAATGTTATGCCGTGCTTTCAGGGAGTTCAGTGCGCAGCATCGCGATGTGAAACTGGTACTTGTCGGAAAACCCGGATATGGATTTGAAGATATTGAAAAGGAAATAAATAGTTGCAGCGCCATTGAGTATAGGAATTATGTGGAAGAAAGTGAAATGATGCAATTGTACGCCGACGCACTGGCATTTGTATTCCCCTCTCTTTATGAAGGATTTGGGAAACCTGTTGTGGAAGCCATGTATTTCAATATACCGATCATTGCCTCAGATATTCCTACGAACGTGGAACTGCACCAGAAACATGGTGAAAAATTACAGTTGTTCGGTAAGCGGGACGCCGCAGACCTAAAACAAGCAATGGAAAATATATATAGCCATCCTCATAAGATTGAATATCCTTCACTGGATATTTACCGCAAAGAGTTTGTGATGGACCAGATAGAAGCAATATACCGTTTTTAAGAAACAGAGTTATTAAACAATGACAGCTGACAAAAAACCAGGATGCCTGCTGCTGATATCCAAACTACCGTATCCTCCGGTAGGAGGTGATAGAGTAAAAAACTATAATCTCATCAGGATATTGAGCAGATATTACGCCTTAGATCTGGTAGTGATTACCGAAGAGAAGCCTGATGAAGCATCAGTGGAATTTATGCAACGTTATACGAATAGTTGCAAGGTATTTCTTTACCCTAAATGGCGGTTTTACATCAATGCACTGGTAGGCCTGCTGGGTAAGGAACCTATCCAGGTGTCTTACTATTACTTCCGTGAAGTGCAAAAGTACGTCGATGGGTTGCAGGAACAGGCTGCTATTGTGATAGCAAATTTGATCAGAACAGCAAAATATGTAAATACCAGTAAGGCTAAGGTATTGGATATAAATGATTCACTTGCAATAAATTATAAACGGTCTATCGGCAATGTCTCATCCTTGTTCTGGAAAACTATTTACAGGCTGGAAGTAAACCGGCTCTTTGCCTTCGAACAGAAGTGCATAGAGCAATTTGGGTCAACCTTGTTTGTAAATGAATCAGAATATGATTACTGGAAAGATAAGGGCAACGTGCATTACGTACCATTTGGTGTAGACGATAAGTTGTTTTCCTACAACCAGTATGATATGCGATATTCAAATGCCATAACTTTCTTTGGCAAGATGGATTACCAGCCAAATGTTGACACGGTTGTCTGGTTTGCAAAGAATGTATTGGAGAAGCTGGATCCGGGTATAAAATTCATAATCGTAGGGGCAAGACCATCAAATGAAGTATTGAACCTATCTTTGAACTATAAAAACCTGGAGGTGACAGGATTTGTGGAAGACCCCTATCTGATCATCGCTTCATCGTTTTTGTCAGTAGCGCCCATGCAAACGGGGGCCGGATTACAGAACAAGGTGCTGGAGGCAATGGCGCTGGGCCAGGTGGTATTGACTAATCAGCTGGCTGCAAAGCCCATTATGCATGCAGAAGATAACAAACATCTACTACTGGCAGAGACTCCGGATGAAATAGCTGACAGAATCAACGAAATATTCAGGGATCGGAATAAATACGCCCATATCGGACAAAATGCCCGGGAGCTCATGAGCCGGTATTACACCCTGCAATGTTATGAGCAGAAGGTCATGAATGTATTGAATACGGTGGCACATTAAATTGTAATTTTGAAAATCAAGTATATAAAAACCTAATAATGAAAAAAGCACTTATTACAGGTATTACTGGTCAAGATGGTGCATATCTGACTGAATTACTATTGAAGAAAGGGTATGAAGTGCACGGTATCAAGCGCCGTAGTTCACTTTTTAATACTGATCGTATAGACCATCTTTACCAGGATCCACATGAAAATAAAGTTAGCTTGCAGCTTCATTATGGGGATCTGACAGATTCTACCAACCTGATTCGTATTGTTCAGCAGGTCCAACCTGACGAAATCTTTAACCTCGGTGCCATGAGCCATGTACAGGTGAGTTTTGAAACCCCTGAATATACTGCCAATGCCGACGGTATTGGTACACTGAGGATACTGGAAGCAGTTCGTTTGTTAGGACTGACTCAGAAAACAAAAATATACCAGGCGTCTACTTCCGAGTTGTATGGTCTGGTACAGGAGGTGCCTCAGTCTGAAAGAACCCCCTTCTATCCCCGTTCTCCCTATGCAGTAGCCAAGATGTATGCTTACTGGATCACAGTGAACTACAGAGAAGCTTACAATATGTATGCTTGTAATGGTATCCTGTTTAACCATGAAAGCCCACTGAGAGGTGAGACCTTTGTAACCCGCAAGATTACAAGAGGAGTCGCTAAGATCGCGTTGGGTATGCAGGATGAACTGTTTATGGGTAATCTGGATGCAAAACGTGACTGGGGTCATGCAAAAGATTATGTAGAAGCCATGTGGCTGATCCTCCAGCAGGATAAACCTGAGGATTATGTAATAGCAACGGGTATTACTACCCCAGTTAGAGAGTTTATTAGAATGGCTTTTGCAGAAGCAGGTATAGAACTTGAATTCAAAGGTACTGGTGTCGATGAAAAAGCATTTGTGAAAAGCAAGGCGGCAGATGTGGCAGGGGTAGAGATAGGTCAGGAAGTAGTTGCGATCGATCCCCGTTATTTCCGTCCTACAGAAGTAGACCTGCTGATAGGTGATCCTACCAAATCACAACAGCAATTGGGCTGGAAGCCGAAATACGATCTGGCTGCACTGGTAAAGGAAATGGTGGCAGCTGATCTCGAGCTGTTCAGACGTGAAAAGTTGTTGAAAGATGCAGGATACAAAGTTCTAAATCAATTTGAATAGACCTCATGCAAAAGACTGATAAAATATATGTGGCAGGCCACCGTGGAATGGTTGGCTCTGCCATAGTGAGAAGACTTGAGAATAGTGGGTTCCACAATATCATTGTCAGAACCTCCAAAGAGCTGGATTTGCGTGATCAACAGGCTACAGCCAGATTTTTTGCTGAAGAAAAGCCTGATGTGGTATTCCTGGCTGCAGCTAAAGTGGGAGGTATTATTGCAAATAATACTTACAGAGGCGAATTTATTTATGAAAATCTGATGATCCAGAACAACATTATTCATAATGCTTATCTCGTAGGTGTTAAGAAACTGATGTTCCTGGGATCTTCATGCATATACCCAAGGTTGGCCCCACAGCCGTTGAAGGAGGATTACCTGCTTACCGGCCTGCTGGAACCTACTAATGAACCATATGCTATTGCCAAGATAGCAGGTATCAAAATGTGTGATGCCTACAGGGCGCAATACGGTTGTAACTTTATTTCTGTAATGCCAACTAACCTGTATGGACCAAACGATAACTATGATCTGAATACCTCGCATGTACTGCCAGCGTTGCTGCGCAAGTTCCATGAGGCCAGAATCAACAATACACCGGAAGTAGTGATATGGGGTACGGGAACACCACTGCGTGAGTTCCTGCATGCAGATGATATGGCTGATGCATGTTTTTATTTAATTCAGCATTATAATGAGGAAGGACTGGTGAATATCGGAACCGGTGTAGATATTAGTATTGGTGATCTGGCGTTGATGATTAAGAAAATTGTAGGCTATGAAGGCAAGCTGACATTTGATTCCAGCAAGCCGGATGGTACTCCTCGTAAACTGATGGATGTAAGTAAACTGACTGGATTGGGATGGAAGGCCAGCATACAATTGGAAGAGGGGATCCGTTCAGTATACGAACAGGTAAAAAATACTCATTGGAAAAATTAGTTATGAAAAACCACAATCACGTTTTTATTATGGCAGGTGGCGTTGGAAGTCGCTTCTGGCCTAAAAGTAGGAATAACTATCCCAAACAGTTCATTGATATCCTTGGCATAGGCAAATCATTGTTACAATTGACTTATGAGCGGTTTAATAAAATTATACCTGCTGAGAATATCTATGTAGTAACCAATACTGCCTATAAAGGACTCATCCAGGAACAGTTGCCCGAAGTGTTAGCTGACAATATCCTTTGCGAACCTTCCCGGAATAACACTGCACCAGGTATTGCATATGCTGCATTTAAAATATTGGCAAAAGATGCGAATGCCTCTATGGTTATTGCTCCTTCTGATCATTTTATTCTCAGGGAAGAAACTTTCCTTGGAAAAATTCAGCAGGCATTAAATATCGTAGCTGAAAAGGATATATTATTAACCCTTGGTATTACACCTACCAGACCTGATACTGGTTACGGTTATATCAAGTTTGCAGAGAAGGGAGTAGAGGATATTCATAAGGTGATAAAGTTCACTGAAAAACCAGTTTTGTCCAAGGCGCTTGAATTTTTAAACAGCGGCGACTATGTATGGAATGCAGGCATTTTCATCTGGAAGGCACAATCTATACTCAATGCAGTAAAGCAGCTGACCCCTGAATTATATGACCTTTTCAGTAAAGGTGAGGGGCTCTATAATACCGCTCAGGAACAGGTATTCATAGATCAGCATTATCCACAGTCACCCAATATTTCCATAGATTATGCAGTAATGGAAAAGGCGGAAAATGTATATACTATGCCTGTTGAGTTTGGCTGGAGTGATCTTGGTACCTGGGCATCCCTGTTCATGGTAGCTGAAAAGCAGGATGACAGTAACAACGTTTTTTCTGGTGGCGATGGGAAGCTGGAAGATACCTCTGATTGTATCATTCATATACCCAAAGATAAACTGGCAGTGATTCGTGGACTGAAAGATTTCATTGTTGTAGATGATGGAAATGTATTGCTGATCTATCCTAAAACAGCAGAACAGGAAATTAAACGAGTGACGGAACAGCTTCGGATACAGAATAAGATCAGCCATTTATAATGGTCTTTTAATTCACGTTAGTCCGATATTCCTGTAAAAGGAAATATATTTGTGGCTGGCAAGCTAATTCTTTTCTATGTTCAAATCATGTTTTACCTCATCAATACTCCTGCTAGGCTGTAGCATAGTGGCATCAGTGTCTGTGAATGCACAAAGTATAGGCCGACAATATTCACTTGGCTTTTATCAAAACTCAACGGATAGTCTGGGTTACCATTCTTCCCAGCGGGACTACAGCCTGGAACCATCGTTTGATCTTCCAAAAGGAGATACAACCCGTAAGCAGAGCTGGTTGTATCGTAAATTGTTTAGAGAACATCTGTTGGAGGTAAAAGATGATGATTTTACTTTTTATGCAAGTATACTTCCGGATTTTCAGATTGGGCATAGCAATGTAAATGGTAGAACATGGCTGAATACCCGGGGCGTAATAGCTGGTGGTACTATTGGACATAATCTCACATTTAGAACAGAGTTCTACGAGAATCAGGGAAAATTTGCATCCTATATCGATGAATATAGCCGGAAAAATGACATTGTGCCCGGACAGGGACAATGGAAGGCATTTAATACAAATGCATTTGACTTCGCATATTCATCAGCACTCATAAATTATAAAGCGGGACGTCATTTTGATTTTCAGCTGGGTTATGACAAGAACTTTATAGGCGATGGCTATCGCTCTATGTTGTTGTCGGATGCTTCGTTCAACTATCCTTTCCTGAAAATTATAGCTAATCTGGGGCGTGTACAGTATACCACTATGTGGGCGCAGTTCGTAGATATGCAATATCCTAAATCTTCTTATGATAATGGTTATCGAAAGAAATGGGGCGTATTTAATTACCTGGACTGGAATGTCAGCAAGAAGTTTTCCATCGGATTGTTTGAAGCTGTAATATGGCAGGACTCTGATTCTACAGGCAAAAGAGGATTTGATGTGAGTTATCTGAACCCCATCGTTTTCCTTCGTCCGGTCGAATTCTCAGTAGGTTCTCCTGATAATGCACTATTGGGGCTTAACCTAAAGTATGCTCCTTCAGTGAACAGTACTATTTATGGTCAGTTTATTCTGGATGAATTCGTGCTGAAGGAAATGACCAGTGGTAGCGGTTGGTGGGCCAATAAATTTGGCGGTCAGTTGGGTTTCCGTTCCAACAGCCTTTTTAAGGTGCCTAACCTGAATGCATTGACAGAAGTGAATGCTGCCCGTCCATATACTTACTCTCAGCGTACTACGCTCAATAACTATGGTCACTACAATCAGCCATTGGCACATCCGCTGGGAGCAAACTTTGTGGAGTGGGTCAATATTGCAGATTACCGGTACAAACGCTTTTTCCTCCGTGGACAGATTACCTATGCAAAGTATGGTTTGGATTCTGCCGGAATCAATTATGGGAGTAACATTTTCGAGTCTTATAATACACGTGCAGAAGACTTTGGTAACCACATCGGACAAGGTCTGAAAACCACCCTGACGAATATTCAGGGGTCAGTTGCTTATCTGCTGAATCCAAAGTATAACCTGCGATTGGAAGCATCTGTGACCGCACGTCAGGAAAAGAATGACCAATGGAAGAAAAATGAGCTGATATTTAATCTGGGACTAAGAGCCAGCTTCAGACAACTTTACTATGATTTTTAAGTTATAACAGTAATATCTTTTATGAACCCCGGGCCGCTCGCCCGGGGTTTTTTTATAACTTCGCCTCATGCATTATGTTACAGTAGAAGGGCTTACAAAGTCCTACGGCGCAGGCCCCTTGTTTAAAGATATTTCTTTCCATATCGAAGAAGGTGACAAAATCGCCCTGGTGGCGCTGAATGGTACCGGTAAGTCCACCCTGCTCCGCATTCTTTGCGGTCAGGAAACCCCCGATGCCGGCACGGTATGGATACACAAAGATGTAACAGTAGTAATGCTGGAACAGCAAAATGCTTTCAATCCCGGAGAAACCATCTCCCGCCATATATTCTCACAGGGGCACCCTGTACTGTCCGCTATCAGAGATTATGAAATGCTGACAGAAGAAGGCGAGGAGCCGGATCTGGATAAGCTCACCAAAGCCATCGAACGTATGGATGAGCTGAACGCATGGCACTTTGATTCCAAGGTAAAACAGATCCTGGGCAAACTGAATATTCACCACATGGAACAGCTGATGGGCAGTCTGTCCGGTGGTCAGGTAAAAAGAGTGGCGCTGGCCAAGGTGCTGATCGATATCGGCTTTGAACACAGACATACCCTGCTCATCATGGATGAACCGACCAACCACCTGGACGTAAGCATGATCGAGTGGCTGGAAAACTACCTGGATCAGGAAAGAGTGACCCTGCTGCTCGTAACGCATGACCGTTACTTCCTCGATAGCGTGTGTAATGAGATTATGGAAATCGATCAGCAACAGCTGTATATCTATAAAGGTGATTACGAGAACTATCTCGAAAAGAAAGCGACCCGTGAAGAAATGAATAAATCCAGTGTGGAAAAGGCCCGCAACGTATTCCGTAAAGAGCTGGAATGGATGCGCAAACAGCCCAAG is a genomic window of Chitinophaga sp. LS1 containing:
- a CDS encoding mannose-1-phosphate guanylyltransferase; its protein translation is MKNHNHVFIMAGGVGSRFWPKSRNNYPKQFIDILGIGKSLLQLTYERFNKIIPAENIYVVTNTAYKGLIQEQLPEVLADNILCEPSRNNTAPGIAYAAFKILAKDANASMVIAPSDHFILREETFLGKIQQALNIVAEKDILLTLGITPTRPDTGYGYIKFAEKGVEDIHKVIKFTEKPVLSKALEFLNSGDYVWNAGIFIWKAQSILNAVKQLTPELYDLFSKGEGLYNTAQEQVFIDQHYPQSPNISIDYAVMEKAENVYTMPVEFGWSDLGTWASLFMVAEKQDDSNNVFSGGDGKLEDTSDCIIHIPKDKLAVIRGLKDFIVVDDGNVLLIYPKTAEQEIKRVTEQLRIQNKISHL
- a CDS encoding glycosyltransferase family 1 protein, whose protein sequence is MKPLKIAYIRYHLREPATGIGNVCKNFELELSKYNDVQLIGLTPPPISNKKGILKIINKAWFVGWLKFAVPFLSIIKGADVYVEMNMLYPLFRFAKFYFFIYDLAFVKMPEVVLNTNYNKRVSFLKRINGQKDKNIAISESTRRDFLEYTGVPPSTVDVVYLDSSMAVDPVTDGRAVPTTPYFLFVGTLEPRKNVTNLVRAFYSFSEQVSEEYHLYLIGKKGWLYEEIFKTIDEKPHLKDRIKWIGYASDQELSFYYMNAFALLYPSLYEGFGLPILEAMRHGLPVISTNNSSLGEVGGDAVLYCDSIEAPGILRPMLQLHREPGLRDKLIRKGYERAGLFSWKQFGDTLHTTFIQNR
- a CDS encoding glycosyltransferase, yielding MTADKKPGCLLLISKLPYPPVGGDRVKNYNLIRILSRYYALDLVVITEEKPDEASVEFMQRYTNSCKVFLYPKWRFYINALVGLLGKEPIQVSYYYFREVQKYVDGLQEQAAIVIANLIRTAKYVNTSKAKVLDINDSLAINYKRSIGNVSSLFWKTIYRLEVNRLFAFEQKCIEQFGSTLFVNESEYDYWKDKGNVHYVPFGVDDKLFSYNQYDMRYSNAITFFGKMDYQPNVDTVVWFAKNVLEKLDPGIKFIIVGARPSNEVLNLSLNYKNLEVTGFVEDPYLIIASSFLSVAPMQTGAGLQNKVLEAMALGQVVLTNQLAAKPIMHAEDNKHLLLAETPDEIADRINEIFRDRNKYAHIGQNARELMSRYYTLQCYEQKVMNVLNTVAH
- the fcl gene encoding GDP-L-fucose synthase, whose product is MQKTDKIYVAGHRGMVGSAIVRRLENSGFHNIIVRTSKELDLRDQQATARFFAEEKPDVVFLAAAKVGGIIANNTYRGEFIYENLMIQNNIIHNAYLVGVKKLMFLGSSCIYPRLAPQPLKEDYLLTGLLEPTNEPYAIAKIAGIKMCDAYRAQYGCNFISVMPTNLYGPNDNYDLNTSHVLPALLRKFHEARINNTPEVVIWGTGTPLREFLHADDMADACFYLIQHYNEEGLVNIGTGVDISIGDLALMIKKIVGYEGKLTFDSSKPDGTPRKLMDVSKLTGLGWKASIQLEEGIRSVYEQVKNTHWKN
- a CDS encoding glycosyltransferase family 1 protein, which gives rise to MRIFVDDGLSTVKKKITGIGWYTVEQIEIIQALGHEVSKPVYPAFFMKVPDAVKRLLYIKYFAGRYTDSSRYDVIHYTNFFMPAKKHRAKTMVTIHDLSPYYLPETFPPVYRVYATRTISNSMLYADRVCVPSLAVKNELITQFPEQQHKIVVMPTIIRDSVTSFLNSNKLTEEGPFFLYVGVLEKRKNLEMLCRAFREFSAQHRDVKLVLVGKPGYGFEDIEKEINSCSAIEYRNYVEESEMMQLYADALAFVFPSLYEGFGKPVVEAMYFNIPIIASDIPTNVELHQKHGEKLQLFGKRDAADLKQAMENIYSHPHKIEYPSLDIYRKEFVMDQIEAIYRF
- a CDS encoding glycosyltransferase family 4 protein, with translation MKFVFINTGTISQNAGIVRCLGLGTALVQLGHDVSIMINDDAQNVQAYGEVLNGIRFIYTKSGSGREQISKTLHLAKLSEVDYVHCMGAGSSIFLPALIAKKLLGKKFKLVVDFEDRQSLLVPPVLEKRILYYEKLAVKYADKVICASNELALLYKELYGIRAGYLPFAIDARRQIGRNVATADRFTIGYLGNLIQPYREQVDFLLATLPDMNDLQLIIAGKGEMLPVFQQEVKRMGLEDKVQFAGFVPDEKLNQLFGELDACVFYLPDIPVNRYRCPNKAFMYASTGLPVVASKVGEVVRVLQDYPNAAFFDNDNPADFINAVAKAKTQHAEVPDAFYEKNSWVARAKVYVDFITGKQA
- the gmd gene encoding GDP-mannose 4,6-dehydratase, translated to MKKALITGITGQDGAYLTELLLKKGYEVHGIKRRSSLFNTDRIDHLYQDPHENKVSLQLHYGDLTDSTNLIRIVQQVQPDEIFNLGAMSHVQVSFETPEYTANADGIGTLRILEAVRLLGLTQKTKIYQASTSELYGLVQEVPQSERTPFYPRSPYAVAKMYAYWITVNYREAYNMYACNGILFNHESPLRGETFVTRKITRGVAKIALGMQDELFMGNLDAKRDWGHAKDYVEAMWLILQQDKPEDYVIATGITTPVREFIRMAFAEAGIELEFKGTGVDEKAFVKSKAADVAGVEIGQEVVAIDPRYFRPTEVDLLIGDPTKSQQQLGWKPKYDLAALVKEMVAADLELFRREKLLKDAGYKVLNQFE